In Chiloscyllium plagiosum isolate BGI_BamShark_2017 chromosome 26, ASM401019v2, whole genome shotgun sequence, the sequence TCGGTTGAGTTTCATTCTCTGCCTGAAATCGGCCCCAGGACCTTTTACTTGGATCTTGTGGAAATGGAGCAGAGGGTGTCCTTCTCCTGCCCATCTAGGAGCTCAGATCCTGACACAATAATTATTCAGCACAGCTGATAGGAGGCATATTCTGCAGACAAAATATTCGAAAGAGTTCTATTTTTAGCTGAAGGCTTAATTTTTGCAAACTAAATCTATGTCTGTCTAAAACTGTAGGTTGAAATTTCCTaacatgggagaatgtgccagTTGTCATTCAAATGAGATTTCAGTATACATACTGAGCTTCGGTCAACATTATCCTGAGCACCTGATGCATTAACTGTCTtgatttcagaattttctgttcattcaatgaaaattcTTTAGCTCTGTTAAACATAACCAAGGAGAAAATATTCTTCAggattaaatttcaccatctggctCACTGTAGTTTCAGAAGCTGGTTTCCTGTATCCTCTTCCTCATTTAACTTCTTGTAGACATTGCATTACACGCTAACTTCAATGTGAGAAACAAGAGCCGAGAGAGTGACATCAAGAACTGAACTGATCTTTGAGAATAAAACGATGTGGATTTTGATTCTCCTCATCTGTTCCATTCCCGGTGAGTGACCATCTGAGTTGTATATTCAGATAATCCACACTTGTTGAAATCCACTGTGTTATAAAGtagaaatgtttaaatatttgaaGATACATAATTGGAAAAGGGAGAGCTTGTGACACAATGGGTAACATTGTTATTGCTGTGACAAATGCTGAGAGTTCAATTCTCACAAAAGTACACTTTTCAAAGGAATGTGTCTTCTCACAAAGCCAAACAGGTTCATTTTCAACCTACAAATCCTTCCAACATACAGAGAGCAGGACTGGGTGAGATTCCACATCAGTCTTTTCCAATGcacacttaaaaatcacacaaaacaaagttttagtccagcaggtttatttggaagcactagctttcagagcactgctccttcatcaggtgaacacAACCAGCTAATGAAGAAgcagctaatgcttccaaataaacctgttgaactataaactggtgttgtgtgatttgtctaccccagtcaaacaccggcaCCTCAAAGTCATGGTTAtccaatgcagagtgacaccctTCACATCACAGCAACTGGCTTCAGGCTGGTGACAAGCTGCAGAAAACAGACACAGCATGGACTTTGTCTGCCCCATGTGACTCTAAATATGGGCGCCATTGAAGCTTAAATGAACAAACATAAAAGTACATGAACAACATCACAAAATGTAATAATTCTACTGAACACTTTATAATCATGCTGCAGAGTTCCCAAATAATTTAGAGCGGCATAATGAATTATGAATTAAATTAAAAGGGTACCATAACCTTTCTTTTTTGTGTAAAAAAGCAGcacaattattttaatttgactgaaattttcaattttcaataCACACTGAAAAGTGTATGAGTAATAAGCCctcaaacaaaacattttgagtttgcttttatttcttttatttttgaagaTCAATTCATTAAATATCGCTCTGAGGCTCAGTCAAAAAAGGAGCTGGTTGGTTTATATTTCTCTTCACTTCGAAAAGCCTTTTTCCTTTCAGTCTAACTTGAATCAAGTTGTTTGCTCTCTTTCAATTCCATTGATTTACATATTACAATGTAACACTGCAATAAAGTTAATGCTCATCATTGCAATCGCTCCATTAATGATAAAGAAATTTTTGGAAGACTCAAGAATAAAATTCTCAGTGTCGCTTTACCCTAGGCTACAGCTCTGTGAATTCTGTTACATGAAAATCCCCTTAAATGTTTTGTGGCTCCGGCCCACCAACTTCATGCAGAATATTTCATGGACAGAAATCTGAAACATGCACCTCTCTGTTTTCACAATTCTCTCTCTTTCAAGGCTTCCTTTTTCCAGTAAGGTCTCTGTCTCCAAACCAGCatcatttttaatcattcacgTATCTCCGTCCCTTTCATCTCAGCTCTCCACCTCTTCACTTACAATTAAAATCCTTGTTATTTTACTCAAGAATTGTTTGCCACATAAAGGGCAGTTCTCCCAACAAAACTGATGGTCTGGTATTTATTGAAGTAAAGTCTACCCAGTCATCAACAGGCTTCTCCTCTTCAACACCAGGACGCAATGTGGCAgcaatttcaacattttctcATGAACCATCTCTCTGGCACAATCAGTAAATTGCTTCTGTTATTTTATTATCCATACAATGACAACAATATGTGATTATAAATAATCCTGCCTTTGCTGCCCTCAAGATCCTCCACATTGATCTCTCTCCCATCGTGAACGGTCCCTTGCTGAACTTTAATTCTCTTCCTTTCCCACTTgaagcctctcatcatcttgcctGGGTCACCTGTTGTATCTGCCCCGTTAGCCCTGAAAATGCAGCCCCTGAGCCCACCATGAGTCTCCACACACTCCCCTCTTCTCCCTGGATGAATCCCTCCTTCTCCGGTCGGAGTAAGGATCCTTCAGCACCTGTACCCTCCTTCGCACTGATCCCCAGCCGACTCCAACCCAGGCCTGTCACTCAGGCTGCTCTCTGGGGGGGCGGGGGCAACATTTCGATGATGTCACACACGGTGGAGTCAGAGCCCACTGCGGGCAGCACAAACCCAATTTCAAGATTGTCCCAAAGCTTGACCAGTGGGGTAAGAGAATATCCCGACTGTTTCAATCATTCCCTGGGAATTCGTAACAGCCTGAGGCTCGGATAAGGGTTTATATTAATGATTACATTCATCATGTACTGGATGGAATGTAGCTGATTAAAATGTATCTGTTTGTAATAAGCAATTCTTTCCAGTTAAATCTCTGAAATATTGTCTCCTCATTTTCAGGTGCTTTATGGGCAGAGAAACACGTTACGGGAATTTTGGGAAGAACGATCACAATATCTTGTCATTACGAAGCACGGAGGTACCAATCACACATGAAATATTGGTGTCATGGATGGACTCGTCTGTGTCAGGTTATAGCAACGACAAATTGGCCAAATGGGAGAATATCAATCACTGATCACAAAACACAAGGAATATTTCTTGTCACAATCACGAATCTTCAATGGAGAGATGCAGGATGGTACAGATGTGGGATCGAGACTCCTGGCCATGACCTAATGTTTAATGTAAAGCTGCACATTTCTGCTGGTACGTGactcattttcttttaaattactcTCTGCTGATGTGTCTGATCAGTGTTTTATCCAGGAAGAAAAGTGACAAAGTGTTGGGGAATATTTGAATTTTCTCACAGAATAATTGTTTCTTTCCCACAGAAGCTGTGTCTGTTCCTGGATTTCAATATTTATCCCAACCAACTGTCTCATGTTCTGGGGGTTCAGTGACAGTCTCTTGTGAGTCTACCCAGGGATCCCTCCCCATTCACTACACATGGTCTGAGAAGACCCCATCTCAAGATTCAAAGATCTCTTACACCAATAAACTGGATCTACATTGTCAATCCTTCACACAGCAACATCATCAATATTACTGCACAGCCTCAAATACTCAGGGAACAAAACCCAGTGAAATTGTTCATGTCTCAGTCAGCAATGTAAGAGAGAAGAACTGCAGTTACAGGATACAGACCAACAGCATCAGTAAGTGTGATGTAAACAACGTTTGTTTATTATCTCTCTCTGGGAAACTGTAATTGAGAAAATGCACTCCATTTGTTTCATTATCAGTTCTGAACAAAGACAATGGTTTACACTGTACTTTGAAAATGAGCAAGTTCATAAAATCCTACCCACAGCATAGAGAGACCTTGCAACATCTCCAATGATTCCAGCAAATTAAAATAGCATTTGATTGACAGACAATTTGCATTTTTCTAACAGAAGGAATTATTAAATTCAGTCAGTGACTGTTGTGTGCAGATTTAGGACACATATTGGAGACAGATTGGAGATCAGTTGCACAaatgaaatacagaggaacctcaattatctgaacgtcGTTGATACTAATTTTGGGTTATCCAAACAGGttctcaaggtcccgatgctttgGTGAACTGTattatccaaacattcgattatccagacaAAACATTCCCTTCCCGAGTCATTTGGATAATTAAGGGTCCTCTGTATATGTAAATATTGCCTGCAGCCATTTCCTGATATGATCTGTTTGAGCTGTCAGAGAAGAAGCAAGTCAGCATCAAGTCGAAGTGACACCCGGGAACTGTATTTGGAACTATCAGCAGCAGCTCATGTGGCTGCACTCTCACTTCTGATGGCAGCATGTTGGGGGTTCCAGTTCCCCTTCGGGGTTAAAATTCAGCTGGATCCCACTGCCCAGCAGAGAGAAGTAATGCTGTGCTGTGGCAGGTGAGACAGTGTCGATGAGGCGATAAACTGAGAACCTGTTCCCCCTTTAGGAATGGCACCATTTGTAAACTATTTACAGAATAGAGGTTCTCCTGGTGTCTGAGCAAGCATTCATTCCTCAATCAATGTTACTAAAAACAATCAGATTTTTGATAGAATGATTTCAATGCTATTGGCTGCTGCAATTTAAGTTTGAGATATTGTTGCATTCCAATTGTTTGTTTCCATCTCCTCAGATCCTGTAATGTaccaaaacccatctgattcattaatgtcctttagggaaggaaatctctaGCCTTTCCAGGTCTGGTCTACATGGGCCTTCAGCAATGTGGTTTCTTCTTAAACTGCCCTCTTCAAAAGGTTTAGAAAGTCACTCAGTCAGgtgtaattaggaatgggcaacaaaagcTGGCCGTTAAAGACCAAAAGATAGAGAATTAACAGTTTATTTGTTGCAGaaataattcacataaaacacACCCAAGCCGTATTGTCTGTGTACCCCTTGGAGATGGGGAACCTCATCTGTCTACCTCATGGATCCTTATGGTTCAGTTGATGGAAAATCTTTGGTGGGTTATGTGTCTATAGATGAGGTTTCCCATTATTCCTGCAAGCTCAGAAAACCCCCTCAAGAGGGTGGAAGTGACCACTGTCTATGTCAACAAGTGACAGCTCCATGTGAAACCCGTGGTTTTAAACAAGTGGGATATCTGGGTCGTAGTTACCAGCCCAAACCCTTTAACAAACCCCAATGGAACACACCAACTCTCAGATTCAGGGAAAAAAGTAACCGGGATCGTCATTGTGtgtaaccacaggagatgggagagatactaaacagaagaggaagtgctgaaagTCTCAAAATGCATAACAAGAGATAAATCTCCAAGATCCGATCAAGTGTCATCCAGACCaatgtgggaaattagggaagaaattgtggggcccctaaCAAAgctatttgtatcatccacagtcacaggtgaggtgctggaggactggagggtggctaatattatTCATTTAGTTAGGAAAGGCTGTATGAAGGagcctgggaattatagatcTGCAAGTCTGACAGTagtggtgggtaggttgttggaggggattttgagagaTTGCATGTATATCCATTTGGAGAGGCACAAACTGATTAGGTATCATGCATTGGAAATCGTGtgttacaaacttgattgaattttttgaggacgtAACTAAAAAGGTTGATTAGGGTAGAGCAGTAGGCAAGGGTTCACATGGTGGACAAAATAAAGTTAGGtaacatgggattcagggtgagcttgccaattgaatacaaaattaacttgatggcaggagacagagggtaatggtggagggtcaTTTTTTTCGATTGGAGatgtgtgaccagtggtgttctgcagggatcggatTAAGTTATCTAactgatttgaatgagaatttagaagacatggttagcaagtttgtggatgacaccagaaATTGGTGGTATTGTTGACAGTGATGAAtgtttagggtggcacggtggcacagtggttagcactgctgcctcacagcgccagagacccgggttcaattcccgcctcaggtgactgactgtgtggagtttgcatgttctccccgtgtctgcgtgggtttcctccgggtgctccggtttcctcccacaatccaaagatgtgcaggtcaggtgaattggccatgctaaattgcccgtagtgttagataaggggtaaatgttggggtatgggtgggttgcgcttcggcgggtcggagtgaacttgttgggccgaagggcctgtttccacactgtaatgtaatgtaaaatgtaatgttATCtatgattacaaagggatcttgctCAATTGGGCCAATtagctgaggattggcagatagagtttcatTTGGATCAATGCGAGCTATAGCCTTTTGGTAAAACGAAcaaagacaggacttatacaattaaaggtagggccctgggtaatgcTGTCGAACAGAGACCCGCggatctttgaaatttgcatcacaggtagacagggtggttaagaaggtatttagcatgcttACCGTCATTGCTCAGACCAATGAGTGTTGGAGTTGGAACATCACGTTGAGCTTGCATAGAAtgatggtgaggccacttttggttTCGTGTGTACAGTTCGAGTCACCCTGCTTcaggaaggttattattaaattgaagaggtttcagaaaagatcaaCTAAGATGTTGTcgtgattggagggtttgagtgataaggataggctgggactttttccactggatcggagaaggttgagaggtgactttataagagggtaataaaatcatgaggtgaatagcaaaggtttttaaTCATGAGGCAGAGTGAGTTCAAAGTGAGgaggtatatttttaagatgtgagGAGAATAAtggaaaagggacctgaggtgccacacgttcacacagagggtggctcatttgtggaatgaaatggcagaggacatggtggatgaagctggagttacaacatttaaacgacaTTTGATTAGATACATGAAGAGAAAAGGTTTGGAGTGACATGAGCCAAACGCAGAAGAGTGGTACTAGTTTATTTTGAGAAACTTGTTGGGCACTGATGCGTTGAacagaagggtctctttccgtgctgacCATGACTCTAACATTTTCAGCAGAGTTAGACCACTGATAGGTGTCATTGTTACCATGGAAGGGGAATTGATGCAAAACTCCATGATATCAAATGGGCTTTTCCCCAAGTAATGAGGTTCCATTTGTCCATGAGGTTCTCTTGGGTAACTACAAGTGAAAAGGACACTAATCTGAACATCATTTCCTTGTTTCAACAGGTGAACAATATACTTGTGCTGTTTCTTCAACAACATCACCAGGAACTGCACATTCCCCAAATTCAAGTGGAAGTTCCTCTGCCAGTCTAACCCGACTCTCCGGAAATAATTCCCATGAAACGTATGATATTATCTTTTTCATTCCATATGTGAGGTTTACAATATTTTTGAACAATTTTGGCGAAACGTGTCAAAGCCTTTTGTTgttttggaaatgaaaatggtgcTGGGTTTA encodes:
- the LOC122563080 gene encoding uncharacterized protein LOC122563080 — translated: MWILILLICSIPGALWAEKHVTGILGRTITISCHYEARRYQSHMKYWCHGWTRLCQVIATTNWPNGRISITDHKTQGIFLVTITNLQWRDAGWYRCGIETPGHDLMFNVKLHISAEAVSVPGFQYLSQPTVSCSGGSVTVSCESTQGSLPIHYTWSEKTPSQDSKISYTNKLDLHCQSFTQQHHQYYCTASNTQGTKPSEIVHVSVSNVREKNCSYRIQTNSISEQYTCAVSSTTSPGTAHSPNSSGSSSASLTRLSGNNSHETLVYVVVGVLGAILVVFGVALLLYLRQINKGTLCIMCQQRDKSLNNDQELVPVEENLVYANINHIQRNTAERQRERGSNLNNDEITYTALEFQKKSSSLRGGLAMHTGDNSNSVTYSDLNFPNQPPKGNKKAPMHNIPQESGRDVYADIAF